The Streptomyces sp. NBC_01353 genome contains a region encoding:
- a CDS encoding ABC-F family ATP-binding cassette domain-containing protein encodes MPTQISVHDVTVSRGERLLLDRISLTVRPGERIGIVGENGAGKTTLLRLLAGVEAPDAGDVVTVADGGTGLLAQTPRLSGDHTVADAIDDSLAELRTMERRLRELEAELGTADGSALDAYGELLTAYELRGGYEADARVDKAMHGLGLASMDKERRLGSLSGGEQARLGIACAVAAAPEVLLLDEPTNHLDEQALGWLEEALSTHRGTVVAVSHDRVFLERVATAVLEVDADRRTVVRYGDGYAGFRAGRAAARQRWEQAYEEWREETARLEAYTTTTAHGVAAGRSIKDNNKMAYDRAGGRVQASVSGRVRNAQERLRRLRAEPVAKPPRPLTFAARPVAAGAQGDLVTLTGVRVADRLTVDHLTVQAGEKLLIHGGNGAGKSTLLRVMAGLAEPEAGEVRRSGRIGFLAQEIPAHRPAERVLAAFGRGLALTEDEQAELLLSYGLFRPADLLVPVGSLSAGQRRRLALARLLARPADLLLLDEPANHLALGLVEELEEALEQWTGALVVVSHDRQLRRRFTGRIRRMDSGHLLG; translated from the coding sequence TTGCCCACACAGATCTCAGTGCATGACGTGACCGTGTCCCGCGGCGAACGGCTGCTGCTCGACCGAATCTCGCTCACCGTGCGCCCTGGTGAGCGGATCGGGATCGTGGGGGAGAACGGGGCGGGGAAGACCACCCTGCTCCGCCTGCTCGCCGGAGTCGAAGCCCCCGACGCGGGCGACGTCGTCACCGTGGCCGACGGCGGCACGGGACTGCTGGCACAGACACCGCGGCTGTCCGGCGACCACACCGTCGCCGACGCGATCGACGACTCCCTGGCGGAGCTCCGCACCATGGAGCGGCGGCTCAGGGAGCTCGAGGCGGAGCTCGGCACCGCCGACGGAAGCGCGCTCGACGCGTACGGGGAACTGCTGACCGCCTATGAACTGCGAGGCGGGTACGAAGCGGACGCGCGGGTCGACAAGGCCATGCACGGCCTCGGGCTCGCCTCCATGGACAAAGAACGCCGGCTCGGCAGCCTTTCGGGCGGCGAGCAGGCCCGGCTCGGCATCGCCTGCGCGGTCGCCGCCGCGCCCGAGGTGCTGCTGCTCGACGAGCCGACCAACCACCTCGACGAACAGGCCCTCGGCTGGCTGGAGGAGGCGCTGTCGACCCACCGGGGAACCGTCGTGGCCGTCTCCCACGACCGAGTCTTCCTGGAGCGGGTGGCCACGGCCGTCCTCGAGGTCGACGCCGACCGCCGCACGGTTGTCCGGTACGGCGACGGCTACGCCGGATTCCGGGCCGGGCGGGCGGCCGCGCGACAGCGCTGGGAGCAGGCGTACGAGGAGTGGCGCGAGGAGACGGCACGGCTCGAGGCGTACACCACGACCACCGCGCACGGCGTCGCCGCCGGACGCTCCATCAAGGACAACAACAAGATGGCCTACGACCGGGCGGGCGGCCGGGTCCAGGCGTCGGTCTCCGGGCGGGTGCGCAATGCCCAGGAGCGCCTGCGCCGCCTCCGGGCAGAGCCGGTGGCCAAGCCCCCACGCCCGCTCACCTTCGCCGCCCGCCCGGTCGCCGCCGGCGCCCAGGGAGATCTGGTCACACTGACCGGTGTGCGCGTCGCGGACCGGCTGACCGTCGACCATCTGACCGTACAGGCGGGGGAGAAGCTCCTGATCCACGGTGGCAACGGGGCGGGCAAGTCCACGTTGCTCCGTGTCATGGCGGGCCTGGCCGAGCCGGAGGCGGGGGAGGTGCGCCGAAGCGGGCGCATCGGGTTCCTGGCCCAGGAGATACCGGCCCACCGACCGGCGGAGCGGGTCCTCGCCGCCTTCGGGCGCGGGCTGGCGCTCACCGAGGATGAGCAGGCCGAACTGCTCCTGTCGTACGGCCTGTTCCGCCCGGCGGACCTCCTGGTGCCCGTCGGCAGCCTCTCCGCGGGGCAGCGCCGGAGGCTCGCTCTCGCCCGCCTGCTGGCCCGCCCGGCCGACCTGCTGCTCCTCGACGAGCCGGCCAACCATCTCGCACTCGGCCTCGTCGAAGAGCTGGAGGAGGCGCTGGAGCAGTGGACCGGGGCTCTGGTCGTGGTCTCCCACGACCGGCAGTTGCGCCGTCGCTTCACCGGCCGGATACGCCGGATGGACTCCGGACACCTCCTCGGCTGA
- a CDS encoding vitamin B12-dependent ribonucleotide reductase gives MTETASGPARGSRAKGAKASKGLRIERIHTTPGVHPYDEVVWERRDVVMTNWRDGSVNFEQRGVEFPDFWSVNAVNIVTSKYFRGAVGTPQRETGLKQLIDRIVKTYTKAGEEYGYFASPADAEIFEHELAYALLHQIFSFNSPVWFNVGTPQPQQVSACFILSVDDSMESILDWYKEEGMIFKGGSGAGLNLSRIRSSKELLSSGGNASGPVSFMRGADASAGTIKSGGATRRAAKMVILDVDHPDIEDFIETKVKEEEKIRALRDAGFDMDLGGDDITSVQYQNANNSVRVNDTFMKAVEEGGKFGLTSRMTGEVIEEVEAKTLFRKMAEAAWACADPGIQYDDTINHWHTCPESGRINGSNPCSEYMHLDNTSCNLASLNLMKFLKDDGKGNQSFDSERFAKVVELVITAMDISICFADFPTQKIGENTRAFRQLGIGYANLGALLMATGHAYDSDGGRALAGAITSLMTGTSYKRSAELAAVVGPYDGYARNAEPHQRVMKQHADANTVAVRMDDLDSPIWAAATEAWQDVIRLGAKNGFRNAQASVIAPTGTIGLAMSCDTTGLEPDLALVKFKKLVGGGSMQIVNGTVPQALRRLGYQEEQIEAIVAHIADHGNVIDAPGLKTEHYEVFDCAMGERSISAMGHVRMMAAIQPWISGALSKTVNLPETATVEDVEEVYFEAWKMGVKALAIYRDNCKVGQPLSAKKKEEEKVEVTAKSEATIREAVEKVVEYRPVRKRLPKGRPGITTSFTVGGAEGYMTANSYPDDGLGEVFLKMSKQGSTLAGMMDAFSIAVSVGLQYGVPLETYVSKFTNMRFEPAGMTDDPDVRMAQSIVDYIFRRLALDFLPFETRSALGIHSAEERQRHLETGSYEPADDEMDVEGLAQSAPRQTETLKAVAPAVKAEVPAPKQAHTSAELVEMQLGISADAPLCFSCGTKMQRAGSCYICEGCGSTSGCS, from the coding sequence ATGACAGAGACGGCGAGCGGTCCGGCACGAGGTTCCCGAGCCAAGGGAGCCAAGGCGAGCAAGGGCCTGCGTATCGAGCGCATCCACACCACCCCGGGCGTGCATCCGTACGACGAGGTGGTCTGGGAGCGTCGTGACGTCGTCATGACCAACTGGCGCGACGGCTCGGTCAACTTCGAGCAGCGTGGCGTCGAGTTCCCCGACTTCTGGTCGGTGAACGCGGTCAACATCGTCACCAGCAAGTACTTCCGCGGGGCCGTCGGCACCCCGCAGCGCGAGACCGGTCTCAAGCAGCTCATCGACCGGATCGTGAAGACGTACACCAAGGCCGGTGAGGAGTACGGCTACTTCGCCTCGCCCGCCGACGCCGAGATCTTCGAGCACGAGCTGGCGTACGCCCTCCTGCACCAGATCTTCAGCTTCAACTCCCCGGTGTGGTTCAACGTCGGCACGCCGCAGCCCCAGCAGGTCTCCGCCTGCTTCATCCTGTCCGTCGACGACTCCATGGAGTCGATCCTCGACTGGTACAAGGAAGAGGGCATGATCTTCAAGGGCGGCTCCGGCGCCGGCCTGAACCTCTCCCGCATCCGCTCCTCCAAGGAGCTGCTCTCCTCCGGCGGCAACGCCTCCGGCCCGGTCTCCTTCATGCGCGGCGCCGACGCGTCCGCAGGAACGATCAAGTCGGGCGGCGCCACCCGTCGCGCGGCCAAGATGGTCATCCTCGACGTCGACCACCCCGACATCGAGGACTTCATCGAGACCAAGGTCAAGGAGGAGGAGAAGATCCGCGCCCTGCGCGACGCGGGCTTCGACATGGACCTGGGCGGCGACGACATCACGTCCGTCCAGTACCAGAACGCCAACAACTCGGTCCGCGTGAACGACACGTTCATGAAGGCGGTCGAGGAGGGCGGCAAGTTCGGCCTGACGTCCCGGATGACCGGCGAGGTCATCGAGGAGGTCGAGGCCAAGACGCTCTTCCGCAAGATGGCCGAGGCCGCATGGGCCTGCGCCGACCCGGGCATCCAGTACGACGACACGATCAACCACTGGCACACCTGCCCCGAGTCCGGCCGCATCAACGGCTCGAACCCGTGCAGCGAGTACATGCACCTGGACAACACGTCCTGCAACCTCGCCTCGCTGAACCTGATGAAGTTCCTCAAGGACGACGGCAAGGGCAATCAGTCGTTCGACTCCGAGCGCTTCGCCAAGGTCGTCGAACTGGTCATCACGGCGATGGACATCTCCATCTGCTTCGCGGACTTCCCGACCCAGAAGATCGGCGAGAACACCCGCGCCTTCCGTCAGCTGGGCATCGGTTACGCCAACCTCGGCGCCCTGCTCATGGCCACCGGCCACGCGTACGACTCCGACGGCGGTCGCGCCCTGGCGGGTGCCATCACCTCGCTGATGACCGGCACCTCGTACAAGCGCTCCGCCGAGCTCGCCGCGGTCGTCGGCCCGTACGACGGCTACGCCCGGAACGCCGAGCCGCATCAGCGCGTCATGAAGCAGCACGCCGACGCCAACACCGTGGCCGTCCGCATGGACGACCTCGACTCGCCGATCTGGGCCGCCGCCACGGAGGCCTGGCAGGACGTGATCCGCCTCGGCGCCAAGAACGGCTTCCGCAACGCCCAGGCCTCGGTCATCGCCCCGACCGGCACCATCGGTCTCGCGATGTCCTGCGACACCACCGGCCTCGAGCCCGACCTCGCCCTGGTCAAGTTCAAGAAGCTGGTCGGCGGCGGCTCGATGCAGATCGTCAACGGCACCGTTCCGCAGGCCCTGCGCCGCCTGGGCTACCAGGAGGAGCAGATCGAGGCGATCGTCGCCCACATCGCCGATCACGGCAATGTGATCGACGCCCCCGGCCTGAAGACCGAGCACTACGAGGTCTTCGACTGCGCCATGGGCGAGCGTTCCATCTCCGCGATGGGCCACGTCCGTATGATGGCCGCCATCCAGCCGTGGATCTCCGGCGCCCTCTCCAAGACCGTGAACCTGCCGGAGACGGCCACGGTCGAGGACGTCGAGGAGGTCTACTTCGAGGCCTGGAAGATGGGCGTCAAGGCGCTCGCCATCTACCGCGACAACTGCAAGGTCGGCCAGCCCCTCTCCGCCAAGAAGAAGGAGGAGGAGAAGGTCGAGGTCACCGCGAAGTCCGAGGCGACGATCCGCGAGGCCGTCGAGAAGGTCGTCGAGTACCGCCCGGTCCGCAAGCGCCTCCCCAAGGGCCGCCCGGGGATCACCACGTCCTTCACGGTCGGTGGCGCCGAGGGTTACATGACCGCCAACTCCTACCCGGACGACGGTCTCGGCGAGGTCTTCCTGAAGATGTCCAAGCAGGGCTCGACGCTCGCAGGCATGATGGACGCCTTCTCCATCGCGGTCTCCGTCGGCCTGCAGTACGGCGTCCCGCTGGAGACGTACGTCTCGAAGTTCACCAACATGCGCTTCGAGCCGGCCGGCATGACGGACGACCCGGACGTGCGGATGGCGCAGTCGATCGTCGACTACATCTTCCGCCGCCTGGCGCTGGACTTCCTGCCCTTCGAGACGCGCTCCGCGCTCGGCATCCACTCGGCCGAGGAGCGTCAGCGCCACCTGGAGACGGGCTCCTACGAGCCCGCCGACGACGAGATGGACGTCGAGGGCCTGGCCCAGTCCGCCCCGCGCCAGACGGAGACCCTGAAGGCCGTCGCCCCGGCCGTCAAGGCTGAGGTTCCGGCTCCCAAGCAGGCGCACACCTCGGCGGAGCTCGTCGAGATGCAGCTGGGCATCAGCGCGGACGCCCCGCTCTGCTTCTCCTGCGGTACGAAGATGCAGCGGGCGGGCTCCTGCTACATCTGCGAGGGCTGCGGCTCGACCAGCGGCTGCAGCTGA
- a CDS encoding ADP-ribosylglycohydrolase family protein: protein MTADSSLDRRFDRALASLRGLAVGDALGSQYFVPANYPLLKRREVPSGPWQWTDDTEMACSVLAVLAHHNRIDQDALAQAFAEHHDFDRGYGPAVNRMLRLIREGGDWRELAAALFNGQGSWGNGAAMRIAPLGAWYADDPEQATHQAEISAYTTHQHREAVVGTMAVAAAAALAADPAGPPTPTDLLDGVIALVPRSAVGAGLRRARDMLDYGDATTVAAVLGSGRRTSAHDTVPYALWSAARGLGDFERVFWTTAQVGGDVDTTCAIAGGVVASATTGAPPTAWLDQTEALPGWLPAAVRP from the coding sequence ATGACCGCTGACTCCTCTCTCGACCGGCGCTTCGACCGCGCCCTGGCCAGCCTTCGAGGTCTGGCCGTGGGAGACGCCCTGGGCTCCCAGTACTTCGTCCCCGCCAACTATCCGCTGCTCAAACGACGCGAAGTGCCGTCCGGACCGTGGCAGTGGACCGATGACACCGAGATGGCCTGCTCCGTTCTGGCCGTGCTCGCGCACCACAACCGGATCGACCAGGACGCGCTCGCGCAGGCGTTCGCCGAGCATCATGACTTCGACCGGGGTTACGGGCCCGCGGTCAATCGGATGCTCCGGCTCATCAGGGAGGGCGGCGACTGGCGGGAGCTGGCCGCGGCGCTCTTCAACGGCCAGGGTTCCTGGGGGAACGGGGCCGCGATGAGGATCGCCCCGCTCGGCGCCTGGTACGCCGACGACCCCGAGCAGGCGACCCATCAGGCCGAAATCTCCGCGTACACCACGCACCAGCACCGCGAGGCCGTGGTCGGTACGATGGCCGTGGCCGCCGCAGCCGCGCTCGCCGCGGACCCGGCCGGGCCGCCCACCCCCACCGACCTCCTGGACGGCGTGATCGCGCTCGTCCCGCGCAGCGCCGTCGGCGCGGGCCTGCGCAGGGCCCGCGACATGCTCGACTACGGCGACGCGACGACGGTGGCCGCGGTCCTGGGCAGCGGCCGTCGTACCAGCGCGCACGACACCGTGCCGTACGCGCTCTGGTCGGCCGCCCGCGGCCTCGGCGACTTCGAGCGGGTCTTCTGGACGACCGCGCAGGTGGGCGGCGACGTCGACACCACATGTGCGATCGCAGGCGGCGTCGTGGCCTCCGCCACGACCGGCGCGCCTCCCACCGCCTGGCTGGACCAGACCGAGGCACTGCCGGGCTGGCTCCCGGCCGCCGTGCGCCCCTGA
- a CDS encoding TetR/AcrR family transcriptional regulator — protein sequence MNASIEGEQAPAPGSRRPGGRTARTRAAVRDAVLTGLVEHGYPALTVEYVAEHSGVHKTTLYRRWGSLEGLLADALDLAGEDSWTPPDTGSLDGDLRALAREVVDSFADPTAAAAPTAFVGAAFQSERAAEALRAFYTERFTRCEAVVKRAAARGEAPVGTDAGAVVRAVSAPLFLRLFVTREPVDTATADQAARATLAAVTAGAFVRRTEDGGQEQAAEE from the coding sequence TTGAATGCATCCATCGAAGGGGAACAGGCGCCCGCCCCGGGCAGCAGGCGCCCCGGCGGTCGTACGGCACGCACCCGGGCCGCCGTGCGCGACGCGGTCCTGACGGGCCTGGTCGAGCACGGCTATCCGGCCCTCACCGTCGAGTACGTGGCGGAGCACTCCGGAGTGCACAAGACGACGCTCTACCGCCGTTGGGGCAGCCTGGAAGGGCTGCTCGCGGACGCCCTCGACCTTGCGGGAGAGGACAGCTGGACGCCGCCCGACACCGGAAGCCTCGACGGCGATCTGCGGGCCCTCGCCCGCGAGGTGGTCGATTCCTTCGCCGACCCGACCGCCGCGGCGGCCCCCACCGCGTTCGTCGGCGCCGCCTTCCAGTCCGAGCGGGCCGCCGAAGCGCTGCGCGCCTTCTACACCGAGCGGTTCACCCGCTGCGAGGCGGTCGTCAAGCGGGCAGCGGCCCGCGGCGAGGCGCCGGTGGGCACGGACGCCGGCGCGGTCGTCCGCGCCGTCTCCGCGCCCCTGTTCCTGCGCCTGTTCGTCACCCGCGAGCCGGTCGACACCGCCACTGCGGACCAGGCGGCCCGGGCGACGCTCGCCGCGGTCACCGCGGGCGCGTTCGTACGGCGAACGGAAGACGGCGGCCAGGAGCAGGCCGCCGAGGAGTGA
- a CDS encoding ribonuclease HII, with the protein MPYEPPTHSVERSLRATTGAKIVAGVDEVGRGAWAGPVTVCAAVTGLRRAPEGLTDSKLITPKRRTALAAELEKWVTAYALGHASPQEIDELGMTAALRLAAERALEALPVRPDAVILDGKHDYLGSPWKVRTVIKGDQSCIAVAAASVIAKVRRDAMMAELESEAEECVAFGFGANAGYPSPVHKAALEERGPTPYHRLSWSYLDALPQWRHLKKVRISAEAVALESGGQLGFDF; encoded by the coding sequence ATGCCGTACGAACCACCCACCCACAGCGTCGAGCGATCGCTCCGAGCCACCACCGGCGCCAAGATCGTTGCCGGGGTCGACGAGGTCGGACGCGGGGCATGGGCCGGCCCGGTCACGGTCTGCGCGGCCGTCACGGGCCTGCGCCGGGCCCCCGAGGGACTCACCGACTCCAAGCTGATCACCCCCAAGCGCCGTACGGCCCTGGCCGCGGAACTGGAGAAGTGGGTCACCGCCTACGCGCTCGGGCACGCCTCCCCCCAGGAGATCGACGAGCTCGGGATGACCGCGGCGCTCCGGCTGGCGGCCGAGCGCGCGCTGGAGGCCCTGCCCGTACGCCCGGACGCGGTGATACTCGACGGCAAGCACGACTACCTCGGCAGCCCCTGGAAGGTCCGTACGGTGATCAAGGGCGACCAGTCCTGCATCGCCGTCGCGGCGGCCTCGGTCATCGCCAAGGTGCGACGCGACGCGATGATGGCCGAGCTGGAGAGCGAGGCGGAGGAGTGCGTGGCCTTCGGTTTCGGCGCCAACGCGGGCTACCCTTCGCCGGTCCACAAGGCTGCCCTGGAGGAGCGGGGGCCCACCCCGTACCACCGGCTCTCCTGGTCGTATCTCGACGCGCTGCCCCAGTGGCGGCACCTCAAGAAGGTCCGCATCTCCGCCGAGGCGGTCGCACTGGAAAGCGGGGGCCAACTCGGCTTCGACTTCTGA
- a CDS encoding TerD family protein, with the protein MSGLNKGVGKVEVTLKWDPSPIGASAHDLDIIAGVYTTDDPYGSPAYLVHFESRSPDGTITLSRDSRTGQGFGYDEAMTLELNRLAPRYARVVVGVAIQQGGGRLTFGDVVNTGVRVREGYTDLAAHGFEDVAEATAATVVEFTRDGAEAGWSYRSIRRGFDADPQAFATLMGARHS; encoded by the coding sequence GTGAGCGGACTCAACAAGGGGGTCGGCAAGGTCGAGGTGACGCTCAAGTGGGATCCGAGTCCGATCGGCGCCTCTGCGCACGACCTGGACATCATCGCAGGGGTGTACACGACGGACGATCCCTACGGCTCGCCCGCCTATCTGGTGCACTTCGAGAGTCGCTCCCCCGACGGCACGATCACGCTCAGCCGGGACAGCCGTACGGGACAGGGCTTCGGCTACGACGAGGCCATGACCCTGGAGCTGAACCGGCTCGCGCCCCGGTACGCGCGCGTGGTGGTGGGCGTGGCCATACAGCAGGGCGGGGGCCGACTGACCTTCGGCGACGTCGTCAACACCGGCGTAAGGGTCCGCGAGGGTTACACGGACCTCGCCGCGCACGGCTTCGAGGACGTCGCCGAGGCGACGGCCGCGACGGTCGTGGAGTTCACCCGGGACGGCGCGGAGGCTGGCTGGTCGTACCGGTCGATTCGTCGTGGGTTCGACGCGGACCCGCAGGCCTTCGCGACGCTGATGGGCGCCCGGCACTCCTGA
- a CDS encoding histidine phosphatase family protein, with the protein MARPRRIVLVRHGESEGNADDTVYEREPDHALRLTETGLRQAEETGERLRELFGKEQVSVYVSPYRRTHETFRAFHLDPGQVRVREEPRLREQDWGNWQDRDDVRLQKAYRDAYGHFFYRFAQGESGADVYDRVGAFLESLYRSFEAPDHPPNVLLVTHGLTMRLFCMRWFHWTVADFESLSNPGNAETRTLLLGEDGRYRLDRPFERWRTPEPYGHTG; encoded by the coding sequence ATGGCACGACCGCGGCGCATCGTTCTCGTACGGCATGGAGAGTCCGAGGGCAATGCCGACGACACGGTGTACGAACGTGAGCCGGACCATGCGCTCAGGCTCACCGAGACCGGCCTGCGGCAGGCGGAGGAGACGGGGGAACGGCTTCGGGAACTGTTCGGGAAGGAACAGGTCAGCGTCTATGTGTCGCCGTACCGGCGCACCCACGAGACGTTCAGGGCGTTCCACCTCGATCCCGGGCAGGTGCGCGTGCGTGAGGAGCCGCGGCTGCGGGAGCAGGACTGGGGAAACTGGCAGGACAGGGACGACGTACGGCTGCAGAAGGCGTACCGCGACGCGTACGGCCACTTCTTCTACCGCTTCGCCCAGGGCGAGTCGGGGGCCGATGTGTACGACCGGGTCGGGGCGTTCCTCGAGAGCCTGTACCGCAGCTTCGAGGCGCCTGACCATCCGCCCAACGTGCTACTGGTGACCCACGGACTGACCATGCGGCTGTTCTGCATGCGCTGGTTCCACTGGACTGTCGCCGACTTCGAGTCGTTGTCCAACCCGGGCAACGCCGAGACGCGGACCCTGCTGCTCGGCGAGGACGGCCGATACCGCCTGGACCGGCCGTTCGAACGCTGGCGTACCCCCGAACCGTACGGCCACACCGGATAG
- a CDS encoding DUF4173 domain-containing protein → MPAAPATPPPAAATTRPGAVPPVPPQHRAPASSGRPGGQRPQHPWAPPTPPSDSWLTRLRPAAPARATTTTLAAVGATALLSALLLGDGLGLNLVLVAVPAVIAASFAARAAGRRLRPWTLIWAIGGLALLGIPALRDAGWPTFLALVSALVLTSFALHGGRGWPSMLFGPIGLIDSLGSGTTWALRGLRDRADGSRGRWGPVVRTVGVAVALLVVFGALFAGADAAFADLLGSLIPDFSPAQVPWRLSFFLLGLFGAISLARTAAAPLRWDRMVIRPGRARARLEWAAPLIVLNLLFAAFNAVQLAVLFGGYDKVLEETDLTYSEYARQGFWQLLMATLLTLVVIGLALRWAPRAEARDRTLVRAVLGTLCVLTLVVVASALRRMDLYVDAYGLTRLRISVATMEIWLGVVILLIMAAGIFGARLLPRALAASAAAAVLAFGLASPDAIVAENNVARYDRLEKIDVPYLAGLSADAVPALDRLPEPQRSCALMDIEARLRADDGGWFATSWSEVRARSILAERGIERSSVDCDEPSREEDYDPDADGDPYSIP, encoded by the coding sequence GTGCCCGCCGCGCCGGCGACGCCGCCGCCCGCCGCCGCGACGACGCGGCCCGGTGCCGTACCGCCCGTACCGCCACAGCACCGGGCACCGGCGTCGTCCGGACGGCCCGGAGGGCAGAGACCCCAGCATCCCTGGGCACCACCGACGCCTCCGAGCGACAGCTGGCTGACCCGACTGCGCCCCGCCGCGCCGGCTCGGGCCACAACCACGACCCTGGCGGCCGTCGGGGCCACCGCGCTCCTCAGCGCGTTGCTCCTCGGCGACGGACTCGGCCTGAATCTGGTGCTCGTGGCCGTCCCGGCGGTGATCGCCGCGTCCTTCGCCGCGCGGGCGGCGGGCCGCCGCCTTCGCCCCTGGACGCTGATCTGGGCGATCGGGGGTCTCGCCCTCCTCGGCATCCCCGCCCTGCGGGACGCCGGTTGGCCGACCTTCCTCGCGCTCGTCTCCGCGCTGGTGCTGACCTCCTTCGCCCTGCACGGCGGTCGCGGCTGGCCGAGCATGTTGTTCGGTCCCATCGGTCTGATCGACTCGCTGGGCTCCGGCACCACCTGGGCCTTGCGAGGGCTGCGTGACCGGGCCGACGGTTCCCGTGGCCGATGGGGCCCGGTCGTGCGTACGGTCGGAGTGGCCGTCGCCCTCCTCGTCGTCTTCGGTGCGCTGTTCGCGGGCGCCGACGCGGCCTTCGCCGATCTGCTCGGCTCGCTCATCCCCGACTTCTCGCCGGCCCAGGTGCCGTGGCGGCTCTCCTTCTTCCTGCTCGGCCTGTTCGGCGCGATCTCCCTCGCGCGTACCGCCGCCGCTCCGTTGCGCTGGGACCGTATGGTCATCCGTCCCGGCCGGGCGCGGGCACGACTGGAGTGGGCCGCTCCGCTCATTGTCCTGAACCTGCTCTTCGCGGCCTTCAACGCCGTCCAACTCGCGGTTCTCTTCGGCGGATACGACAAGGTGCTGGAAGAGACCGACCTGACCTACTCCGAGTACGCGCGTCAGGGCTTCTGGCAGCTCCTGATGGCCACCCTGCTCACCCTCGTGGTCATCGGTCTCGCCCTGCGGTGGGCGCCACGCGCGGAGGCCCGCGATCGGACCCTCGTGCGCGCCGTGCTCGGCACCCTGTGTGTCCTCACACTGGTCGTGGTCGCCTCCGCGCTGCGCAGGATGGACCTGTACGTGGACGCGTACGGGCTCACCCGGCTGCGCATATCGGTGGCCACGATGGAGATCTGGCTGGGAGTGGTCATCCTGTTGATCATGGCCGCGGGGATCTTCGGCGCGCGCCTGCTGCCGCGGGCGCTGGCCGCGAGTGCCGCAGCGGCCGTGCTGGCCTTCGGCCTGGCCTCGCCCGACGCGATCGTCGCCGAGAACAACGTCGCGCGGTACGACCGTCTCGAGAAGATCGATGTCCCCTACCTCGCGGGACTCTCGGCCGACGCCGTGCCGGCGCTCGATCGGCTGCCTGAGCCGCAACGTTCCTGCGCCCTGATGGACATCGAGGCGCGACTGCGCGCCGACGACGGAGGGTGGTTCGCCACCAGCTGGTCGGAGGTGAGGGCCCGTTCGATCCTGGCGGAGCGTGGGATCGAGCGGTCCTCCGTGGACTGCGACGAGCCGAGCAGGGAAGAGGACTACGACCCGGACGCGGACGGCGATCCGTACAGCATCCCCTGA
- the nrdR gene encoding transcriptional regulator NrdR, whose protein sequence is MHCPFCRHPDSRVVDSRTTDDGTSIRRRRQCPDCSRRFTTVETASLMVIKRSGVTEPFSRTKVISGVRKACQGRPVTEDALAKLGQRVEEAVRATGSAELTTHDVGLAILGPLQELDLVAYLRFASVYKAFDSLDDFEAAIAELREQRPPAVDCGSGATPEVPVPATAAD, encoded by the coding sequence ATGCATTGCCCCTTCTGCAGGCACCCCGACAGCCGTGTCGTCGACAGTCGCACCACCGACGACGGGACGTCGATCCGACGCCGCCGCCAGTGCCCCGACTGCTCCCGTCGTTTCACGACGGTGGAGACCGCATCGCTGATGGTGATCAAGCGGTCAGGCGTGACCGAACCCTTCAGTCGTACCAAGGTCATCTCCGGCGTCCGTAAGGCATGCCAGGGGCGGCCCGTGACCGAGGACGCCCTCGCCAAGCTCGGCCAGCGGGTCGAGGAGGCGGTGCGCGCCACCGGAAGCGCCGAGCTGACCACCCACGACGTGGGCCTGGCCATCCTCGGCCCCTTGCAGGAGCTCGACCTCGTCGCGTACCTGCGCTTCGCATCCGTTTACAAGGCTTTCGACAGCCTCGACGACTTCGAGGCCGCCATCGCGGAACTCCGTGAGCAGCGGCCTCCCGCAGTGGACTGCGGGAGCGGAGCGACCCCCGAGGTCCCCGTTCCCGCCACCGCCGCCGACTGA
- a CDS encoding YdbC family protein gives MLVKWIRCTVVDRRGFERGQRKWAGLLGEPGFRGQGGGWSRARPDVAHVFAFWESRAFYDSFMARSHDRLATAQSGTYKDSQVKLFDHRFDVKTGFEPKFSDADVARVAHCRVHEDRVEHFALMQEKVWNPAMAGSPGMLRGVFGEAPGNEFVVLSMWRSAAEHGKYRVERVERLGLRAQTEADVAALTGDVVQLEPTWTV, from the coding sequence GTGCTGGTCAAGTGGATTCGCTGCACCGTGGTGGACCGTCGGGGGTTCGAGCGGGGACAGCGGAAATGGGCGGGGCTGCTCGGTGAGCCGGGATTCCGGGGACAGGGCGGAGGATGGAGCCGGGCGCGGCCGGATGTGGCCCATGTCTTCGCGTTCTGGGAGAGCCGCGCGTTCTACGACTCCTTCATGGCGCGCTCGCACGACCGGCTCGCCACCGCGCAGTCGGGTACGTACAAGGACTCCCAGGTCAAGCTCTTCGATCACCGCTTCGATGTGAAGACGGGATTCGAGCCGAAGTTCAGCGATGCCGATGTTGCGAGGGTGGCGCACTGCCGTGTCCACGAGGACCGGGTCGAGCACTTCGCCTTGATGCAGGAGAAGGTGTGGAATCCGGCGATGGCCGGTTCCCCCGGAATGCTGCGTGGCGTGTTCGGCGAGGCGCCGGGTAACGAGTTCGTGGTGCTGTCGATGTGGCGGTCCGCCGCCGAGCACGGAAAGTACCGGGTCGAGCGCGTCGAGCGGCTCGGGCTGCGCGCCCAGACGGAGGCCGACGTGGCGGCGCTCACCGGTGACGTGGTGCAGCTCGAGCCGACCTGGACCGTCTGA